Proteins encoded by one window of Streptococcus sanguinis:
- a CDS encoding glycosyltransferase family 2 protein, whose product MSKPAISVIIPVYNAQDGIKRCVDSLLNQSFKNFEIILLNDGSKDNSLNILKEYELKYSFVRVIDKQNEGVAVTRNKGILLAEGEYTMFMDNDDFVDSDYIETFYQAIHEKNLDLVIGGYKRVNQDNQIIFSQDIQQSEWSKYIIMAPWAKVYRTEFLKTNNLEFFDYGIGEDIIFNLAAYKTTDKIGLLDYKGYNWYYNNKSISNTSQRGFSPKIDILVLFSKILELGKPSELVVYYLKRYYVWYLLFSGRASSNQEFIHQYIRIKEWLKENKLISTISPLSKKVQGERFQTKISLIVFLSIEKLRLVPLFAKIYCKGKKDN is encoded by the coding sequence ATGTCTAAACCAGCTATTTCAGTTATTATTCCAGTTTATAATGCACAAGACGGGATTAAACGCTGTGTAGATTCTCTTTTGAATCAATCGTTTAAGAATTTTGAAATTATTCTTCTGAACGATGGTTCGAAAGATAACTCTTTAAATATTTTAAAAGAATATGAATTGAAGTATAGTTTTGTAAGAGTAATTGACAAACAAAATGAAGGAGTTGCAGTAACTAGAAATAAGGGGATTCTTCTAGCTGAGGGAGAATATACTATGTTCATGGATAATGATGATTTTGTTGATAGTGATTACATTGAAACTTTTTATCAGGCTATCCATGAGAAAAATTTAGACTTGGTTATTGGTGGGTACAAACGTGTCAATCAGGATAACCAGATTATCTTTAGTCAAGATATACAGCAGTCAGAGTGGTCCAAGTATATTATAATGGCTCCTTGGGCCAAAGTTTACCGCACCGAGTTCTTGAAAACGAACAATCTAGAATTTTTTGACTATGGTATAGGAGAAGATATCATTTTTAACCTAGCTGCCTATAAGACAACAGATAAAATAGGATTGTTAGACTATAAAGGATATAATTGGTATTACAATAATAAGAGTATTTCTAACACTTCTCAGAGAGGTTTTTCTCCTAAAATTGATATTTTAGTTCTTTTTTCAAAAATATTAGAGCTGGGTAAGCCATCTGAGCTAGTAGTATACTACTTGAAAAGATATTATGTTTGGTATTTGCTTTTTTCTGGGAGAGCCTCATCAAATCAGGAGTTTATTCATCAGTATATTAGGATCAAGGAATGGTTAAAAGAGAATAAACTCATCAGTACTATCTCTCCGTTGTCTAAGAAGGTTCAGGGCGAAAGGTTTCAGACTAAAATTTCACTTATTGTTTTTTTGAGCATAGAGAAGTTAAGGTTAGTTCCATTATTTGCTAAAATTTATTGTAAAGGGAAGAAAGATAATTGA
- a CDS encoding lipopolysaccharide biosynthesis protein, whose translation MKESLIILKVVSPQKIFFWNILGSLSSAAVSVILLFIVTRTLSSESADLYSFSYAIANLLVIVAGFQVRDFQATDIKEKYSFDAYLTTRFLTNILMILILLGYLILNSSTHENFWIIFWVSFFRVSEALSDVFQGLFQQKERLDIAGQSLFFRNMISTITFAVLLLFSKNLLLSIVFQTLTSFIVVLFFDFPKSKLFHRINISTVKLKDIYSILKDCLPLFINAFLLVSIYNQPKYALNDIFNRGLIEAGVQRDFSILFTPIFAMNLMIVFLRPMVTQLAIFKEENKISHFITYKNNLFKILWGTSVLICLGGTIVAIPILNIIYGTRLDQYQISFVILLLGGIASTFSTVCDNILTVFRKHHYLVISFLAGYLVSILTAEPLVSQYGIFGASLSFLISMIAWLSVSLIIYFMTNPYTFLRRKK comes from the coding sequence ATGAAAGAGAGTTTGATTATATTGAAAGTGGTATCGCCACAAAAGATTTTCTTTTGGAATATTCTTGGCAGCCTGTCTTCAGCAGCTGTATCTGTTATTTTATTATTTATAGTTACTCGGACTTTATCTAGTGAGTCAGCTGACTTATATAGTTTTTCTTATGCAATTGCGAATTTACTAGTTATTGTTGCGGGGTTTCAAGTTCGAGATTTTCAAGCAACAGATATTAAAGAAAAATATTCTTTTGATGCATATTTGACTACTAGATTTCTAACTAATATTTTAATGATATTAATTTTATTAGGTTATTTAATTTTAAATTCTTCTACTCATGAAAATTTTTGGATTATATTTTGGGTATCTTTTTTCAGAGTTAGCGAAGCGCTGTCTGATGTATTTCAAGGTTTATTTCAGCAAAAAGAACGATTAGATATAGCTGGTCAATCATTATTTTTTAGAAATATGATTTCAACAATAACATTTGCTGTTCTGTTATTATTTTCTAAAAATCTTCTTTTATCTATTGTTTTTCAAACACTCACCTCTTTCATAGTAGTTCTTTTTTTTGATTTTCCAAAATCTAAGTTGTTTCATCGTATTAATATCTCTACAGTAAAGCTAAAAGATATTTATAGTATTTTAAAGGACTGCTTACCTTTATTTATAAATGCTTTTTTATTAGTTTCAATCTATAACCAACCTAAGTATGCATTAAACGATATTTTTAATAGAGGATTGATTGAAGCGGGAGTACAGAGAGACTTTAGTATTTTATTCACTCCAATTTTTGCAATGAATCTAATGATTGTTTTTTTACGCCCTATGGTTACACAACTAGCAATTTTCAAAGAAGAGAATAAAATTTCTCATTTTATTACGTATAAAAATAACTTGTTTAAAATTTTATGGGGAACAAGTGTTTTGATTTGTCTTGGTGGGACGATTGTTGCCATACCTATTTTAAATATCATTTATGGGACAAGGTTGGATCAATATCAAATTAGTTTCGTCATTCTTTTGTTAGGTGGTATTGCTAGTACGTTTTCTACAGTATGTGATAATATTTTAACTGTTTTTAGAAAACATCATTATTTAGTCATTTCATTCTTAGCGGGGTATCTTGTATCCATTCTTACAGCTGAACCACTAGTATCCCAATACGGAATTTTTGGAGCCTCTTTGTCTTTTCTTATCTCTATGATTGCTTGGTTGAGTGTCTCGCTGATTATTTATTTTATGACGAATCCATATACTTTTTTGAGAAGGAAAAAATAA
- the tuf gene encoding elongation factor Tu yields the protein MAKEKYDRSKPHVNIGTIGHVDHGKTTLTAAITTVLARRLPSAVNQPKDYASIDAAPEERERGITINTAHVEYETAKRHYAHIDAPGHADYVKNMITGAAQMDGAILVVASTDGPMPQTREHILLSRQVGVKHLIVFMNKVDLVDDEELLELVEMEIRDLLSEYDFPGDDLPVIQGSALKALEGDSKYEDIIMELMDTVDEYIPEPERDTDKPLLLPVEDVFSITGRGTVASGRIDRGIVKVNDEIEIVGIKEEIQKAVVTGVEMFRKQLDEGLAGDNVGVLLRGIQRDEIERGQVIAKPGSINPHTKFKGEVYILTKEEGGRHTPFFNNYRPQFYFRTTDVTGSIELPAGTEMVMPGDNVTIDVELIHPIAVEQGTTFSIREGGRTVGSGMVTEIEA from the coding sequence ATGGCAAAAGAAAAATACGATCGTAGTAAACCACACGTTAACATTGGTACTATCGGACACGTTGACCACGGTAAAACTACTTTGACAGCAGCTATCACAACTGTATTGGCACGTCGCTTGCCTTCAGCAGTTAACCAACCTAAAGACTATGCGTCTATCGATGCTGCTCCAGAAGAACGCGAACGCGGAATCACTATCAACACTGCGCACGTTGAGTATGAAACTGCTAAGCGTCACTACGCTCACATCGACGCTCCAGGACACGCGGACTACGTTAAAAACATGATCACTGGTGCCGCTCAAATGGACGGAGCTATCCTTGTAGTAGCTTCAACTGACGGACCAATGCCACAAACTCGTGAGCACATCTTGCTTTCACGTCAGGTTGGTGTTAAACACTTGATCGTCTTCATGAACAAAGTTGACTTGGTTGACGATGAAGAATTGCTTGAATTGGTTGAAATGGAAATCCGTGACCTCTTGTCAGAATACGACTTCCCAGGTGACGATCTTCCAGTTATCCAAGGTTCAGCTCTTAAAGCTCTTGAAGGTGACTCTAAATATGAAGACATCATCATGGAATTGATGGATACTGTTGATGAGTACATCCCAGAACCAGAACGCGATACTGACAAGCCATTGCTTCTTCCAGTCGAAGACGTATTCTCAATCACTGGTCGTGGTACAGTTGCTTCAGGACGTATCGACCGTGGTATCGTTAAAGTCAACGACGAAATCGAAATCGTTGGTATCAAAGAAGAAATCCAAAAAGCAGTTGTTACTGGTGTTGAAATGTTCCGTAAACAGCTTGACGAAGGTCTTGCAGGGGACAACGTAGGTGTGCTTCTCCGTGGTATCCAACGTGATGAAATTGAACGTGGACAAGTTATCGCTAAACCAGGTTCAATCAACCCACACACTAAATTCAAGGGTGAAGTTTATATCCTTACTAAAGAAGAAGGCGGACGTCACACTCCATTCTTCAACAACTACCGTCCACAGTTCTACTTCCGTACAACTGACGTTACAGGTTCAATCGAACTTCCAGCAGGTACTGAAATGGTAATGCCTGGTGATAACGTAACAATCGACGTTGAGTTGATCCACCCAATCGCCGTTGAACAAGGTACTACTTTCTCTATCCGTGAAGGTGGACGTACTGTTGGTTCAGGTATGGTTACAGAAATCGAAGCTTAA
- a CDS encoding rhamnan synthesis F family protein, with the protein MKDLISVVVTCYNHQDYIEQCLRSIFAQTYRNIELLVLDDGSSDHSAEIIESVLVNSPFPTRFESHENMGVVKTRNKALQQIQGTYFIFVDSDDFLDSDYVESFYTTMVQEEADIVYGDLYDPDKKEFYLKSRPFDKLAFLTENYISNCSLIRRSVADGIYYDEALNREKLEDYDFLLNLIINQGARPVYDAKTKLNYRVFDKESISKRDSTRYHYEMYLKILRKYVRKIPDEIYQALGKNIFTLEGRLDELIQHMDKVNDYVLELQEDQRQLHKNLDSLKSRLRTIKEQRDEAIQEQFRIRRSISYRLGNGVITPLKRLARLVKNPRSIKAVLSRIKQQLIRLKRQVKSPKVYYYQWLRNSQREKALASVSSGEKVLIYVIFESEPRLQQYKVIFLEKLATLADKTLIVVNGGLAAEDLETLEQYGQVLVRDNTGYDTAAFREGILSLGKEKLQHCSQLMLVNDTNIGPMSDLAAVFQTMVGRNLDFWGISYGETQEDITGFNRYGYIPNHLQSYFLVIEPLLLQSEEFYDYWQVLTDTDSREEAIGKHETTFTKYFADLGYRYDALVHENQDSAMYIHPLRMLKAGSPLIKYTSLKNYDDQQFLWQGLERESEVPDLLDYVREKTDYPVEILENIVQKFKDVPRDQYILIIDGVENIIPQCTRYRVLNKAEQLRKNGFAVKVVNASEFSLTQALYASHIIIYRAPWSAQLQLLCDLAREEHKPVYFDIDDLVFDTLYTDQLSYTQGLSEKEKGNYDAGVKNYGKMLAACDGAITSTNQLKEELLKYKDSVLLNRNLASSELIAVSSQFLKEDFGADDRIKIGYFSGSISHNENFELIKPSIKEVLDNYPTVELHIVGHLDIPQDMKQYSRRIIVHEYVDWKALPQLISQVDINLAPLVDSVFNRAKSEIKWIEAALVKVPTIASHIGAFADMMIDGQTGLLAKDSEWKEKLESLILSADLRRELAENAYTFVLKNCSLDKKDEMVTYFEKK; encoded by the coding sequence ATGAAAGATTTAATATCTGTTGTTGTAACTTGTTACAACCATCAAGATTACATTGAACAGTGTTTGCGCAGCATTTTTGCTCAGACCTATCGAAATATTGAGTTACTGGTATTGGATGATGGCTCCTCTGATCATTCTGCTGAAATCATAGAATCTGTCTTGGTGAATTCCCCTTTTCCGACGCGGTTTGAAAGCCATGAAAATATGGGGGTTGTCAAGACAAGAAACAAGGCTTTGCAGCAAATTCAAGGCACTTATTTTATTTTTGTGGATAGTGACGATTTTCTGGATTCAGACTATGTTGAGAGCTTCTACACAACCATGGTGCAAGAGGAAGCAGATATTGTCTATGGGGATTTGTATGATCCTGATAAAAAGGAGTTTTACCTTAAATCACGGCCATTTGACAAGCTAGCTTTCTTAACAGAGAATTATATTTCCAACTGTTCCCTCATTCGTCGTTCGGTTGCTGATGGTATTTATTATGATGAAGCGCTGAATCGTGAAAAACTGGAGGACTATGATTTCCTTTTAAACTTAATTATCAATCAAGGAGCGAGACCAGTTTATGATGCAAAAACAAAGCTGAATTACCGGGTCTTTGATAAGGAATCAATCTCTAAACGGGATTCTACGAGATATCATTACGAAATGTATCTGAAAATCTTGCGTAAGTATGTGAGAAAGATACCAGATGAAATATATCAAGCTTTGGGCAAGAACATATTTACTCTGGAAGGCCGTTTGGATGAACTGATTCAGCATATGGATAAAGTGAACGACTATGTTCTTGAACTGCAGGAGGATCAGCGACAGTTACATAAAAATTTAGATTCTCTGAAATCCAGACTGAGAACGATAAAGGAACAGCGAGATGAGGCTATTCAGGAGCAGTTTCGTATTCGCCGATCTATTTCCTATCGGCTGGGGAATGGTGTGATTACCCCATTGAAACGTCTGGCTCGATTAGTCAAAAATCCTCGCAGTATCAAAGCTGTTTTAAGTCGGATTAAGCAACAGTTGATTCGTCTAAAACGTCAAGTTAAGTCTCCTAAAGTTTATTATTATCAATGGCTGCGGAACTCCCAAAGGGAAAAAGCTCTTGCTTCAGTTTCAAGCGGCGAAAAAGTCTTAATTTATGTCATTTTTGAATCCGAGCCTCGCTTGCAGCAGTATAAGGTTATCTTTTTAGAAAAATTAGCAACTTTGGCTGATAAGACTCTCATCGTCGTTAACGGCGGACTGGCTGCAGAGGATTTAGAAACTTTAGAGCAGTATGGGCAAGTCTTGGTGCGGGATAATACCGGCTATGATACAGCAGCTTTTCGTGAAGGCATTCTTTCCTTAGGAAAGGAAAAGCTGCAGCATTGCTCTCAGCTGATGCTCGTCAATGACACCAATATCGGACCTATGAGTGATCTGGCGGCTGTCTTTCAAACTATGGTTGGCCGAAATCTTGATTTTTGGGGAATTTCCTATGGTGAAACTCAGGAAGATATCACTGGTTTTAACCGCTATGGTTACATTCCCAACCACCTACAGTCTTATTTTTTGGTGATTGAGCCTTTGCTGCTTCAGTCCGAAGAATTCTACGACTATTGGCAAGTGCTGACTGACACGGATTCACGGGAAGAAGCTATCGGAAAGCATGAAACGACTTTTACCAAGTACTTTGCTGACTTGGGCTATCGCTACGATGCCTTGGTTCACGAAAATCAGGATTCGGCTATGTATATTCATCCATTAAGGATGTTAAAAGCGGGTAGTCCTCTGATTAAGTATACTTCTTTGAAGAATTATGATGATCAGCAGTTTTTATGGCAAGGTCTGGAAAGAGAGTCGGAAGTTCCTGATTTATTGGACTACGTTCGGGAGAAGACAGATTATCCAGTGGAGATTCTTGAGAACATCGTTCAAAAATTCAAAGATGTGCCTCGTGATCAATATATTCTCATCATTGACGGTGTAGAGAATATCATTCCGCAGTGTACGCGCTACCGTGTGCTCAATAAGGCAGAGCAGCTTAGAAAGAATGGTTTTGCTGTGAAAGTGGTCAATGCGTCTGAGTTTAGTCTGACTCAAGCCCTGTATGCCAGCCACATCATTATCTACCGCGCTCCTTGGTCTGCCCAGCTCCAGCTTTTATGCGATTTGGCTCGGGAGGAGCATAAGCCAGTTTATTTTGATATTGATGATTTGGTCTTTGATACCCTTTATACGGACCAGCTAAGCTATACCCAAGGCTTGTCTGAGAAGGAAAAGGGCAATTACGATGCTGGTGTCAAGAATTACGGGAAAATGCTGGCGGCTTGTGATGGGGCGATTACCTCCACTAATCAGCTAAAAGAGGAATTGCTCAAATACAAGGACTCCGTCCTGCTGAATCGTAATCTGGCGTCCAGCGAATTGATTGCGGTTAGCTCGCAGTTCTTGAAGGAAGACTTTGGTGCAGACGACAGAATCAAAATCGGCTATTTCTCTGGCTCTATCAGCCACAATGAAAATTTTGAGCTCATCAAGCCGTCTATCAAAGAAGTTCTTGACAACTACCCAACCGTTGAGCTTCATATTGTAGGGCACTTGGATATCCCGCAGGATATGAAACAATATTCGCGGCGTATTATCGTCCATGAGTATGTGGACTGGAAGGCCTTGCCTCAGCTGATTAGTCAGGTTGATATTAATCTGGCTCCACTAGTAGACTCAGTCTTTAATCGGGCTAAGTCAGAAATCAAGTGGATAGAAGCAGCTCTAGTCAAGGTACCAACGATTGCCAGTCATATCGGTGCTTTTGCGGACATGATGATAGATGGTCAGACGGGACTTTTGGCTAAAGATAGTGAATGGAAAGAAAAGCTAGAAAGCCTGATTCTTTCTGCGGATTTACGCAGAGAACTGGCGGAGAATGCCTACACTTTTGTATTAAAAAATTGCAGTTTAGATAAAAAAGATGAAATGGTGACTTATTTTGAAAAGAAATAA
- a CDS encoding glycosyltransferase family 2 protein, which produces MKVLMIIPAYNEEESILNTVMSIVEYRKKVDFDLDYVVINDGSVDRTKDILDSHHLNAIHLVINLGIGGAVQTGYKYALEKDYDVAVQFDGDGQHDIESLDALLEPIRRQQADLVVGSRFIGDKSSEFQTTFMRRFGITIISAFIKLTTGKRILDTTSGYRLANRYIIRQFAARYPIKYPEPESIVHILKRKYKVVEAQANMFERAGGVSSITPIKSIRYMIEVCSSILIAAFMKESE; this is translated from the coding sequence TTGAAAGTTTTAATGATAATTCCTGCTTATAATGAGGAAGAAAGTATTTTAAATACGGTTATGAGCATTGTAGAATATCGGAAGAAAGTTGATTTTGACTTAGACTACGTAGTTATCAATGATGGGTCAGTTGATAGAACCAAGGATATTTTGGACAGCCATCATCTGAATGCTATTCATTTGGTTATAAATTTAGGGATTGGCGGAGCTGTTCAGACGGGTTATAAGTATGCTCTTGAGAAGGATTATGATGTGGCCGTACAGTTTGATGGAGATGGTCAGCATGATATTGAGTCGCTGGATGCTTTGCTGGAGCCTATTCGTCGTCAGCAGGCTGATTTGGTTGTTGGTTCTCGTTTTATCGGTGACAAGTCTTCGGAATTTCAGACGACTTTTATGCGGCGTTTTGGCATTACCATTATTTCAGCTTTTATTAAATTAACAACAGGCAAAAGGATTCTGGATACCACATCAGGCTATCGTTTGGCCAATCGATACATTATTCGACAATTCGCTGCGCGCTATCCTATCAAGTATCCTGAGCCAGAATCAATCGTCCATATCTTGAAGCGGAAATATAAAGTGGTGGAAGCACAGGCCAATATGTTTGAACGTGCAGGAGGAGTCTCTTCGATTACTCCGATTAAGTCCATTCGCTATATGATTGAAGTTTGCTCTTCGATCTTGATTGCTGCTTTTATGAAAGAGAGTGAATAA
- a CDS encoding DUF2142 domain-containing protein produces the protein MKRNKEVKVENIFLLLASIFVLTFMIAQPINRVPDETNHARMTWEIFHKPTSRTYKWMDKIPSTPNVSPAEYKQLFSEKIDLAQEEFTFGFNLKAISFLPQLIGMTLGSLLYPSVGFIVMMGRLFNALAYIIGVYLMIKYFKYGKKALLFLSLLPIMVQQAASLSYDVMNYLEIMLAVGFLTNIAYHKKFTNRNVLELLVISIGLFVTKPNNVLLLGLLPFVHFEFEGFLAVLNKPFVATKAFVARYRIIFYILGFAAFFLALHLAFRNQGGLLHYGQVLLNTLFKQSVNGDLNTILTIGVFGFLGNFTIQLPLWLIFIDVAVLALIFLQSQKDFMTKGYAVMSRYLFLVQVIAVVSIMYLQWTPIVLGKGAMISVGAQGRYFTPFLILLLPTVANLGTLDIKDRVVNQMMVGTLIANFLVSLYLMVPFYWNVLG, from the coding sequence TTGAAAAGAAATAAAGAAGTAAAAGTCGAGAATATTTTCTTATTATTGGCAAGTATCTTTGTCTTGACTTTTATGATTGCACAGCCGATTAATCGGGTGCCTGATGAGACCAATCACGCTCGTATGACATGGGAAATCTTCCATAAACCTACCAGTCGAACATATAAATGGATGGACAAAATCCCATCCACTCCGAATGTTTCGCCGGCAGAGTACAAGCAGCTGTTCTCAGAGAAGATAGATCTGGCGCAAGAAGAGTTTACCTTTGGCTTTAATCTCAAGGCTATCTCTTTCTTGCCTCAGCTCATAGGTATGACCTTAGGAAGCTTGCTTTATCCGTCAGTAGGCTTCATCGTGATGATGGGGCGGCTCTTTAATGCCTTGGCATACATCATCGGGGTTTATCTGATGATTAAATATTTCAAATATGGCAAAAAAGCTCTGCTTTTCCTATCTCTTTTGCCTATTATGGTCCAGCAGGCAGCTTCTCTCTCTTACGATGTGATGAACTACCTGGAAATTATGTTGGCGGTTGGCTTTTTGACCAATATTGCCTACCATAAGAAATTCACTAATAGAAATGTACTGGAGCTTTTGGTGATTTCTATAGGCCTCTTTGTCACCAAACCGAATAATGTCCTTTTATTAGGCTTGCTACCTTTTGTTCATTTTGAGTTTGAAGGATTCCTTGCGGTTCTGAACAAGCCTTTTGTTGCAACCAAAGCTTTTGTAGCTCGTTATCGCATTATCTTTTATATACTTGGCTTTGCAGCTTTCTTTCTTGCCCTGCATTTGGCCTTTCGCAATCAGGGAGGGCTCTTGCACTATGGCCAAGTCTTGCTGAATACGCTCTTTAAGCAAAGCGTCAATGGTGACTTGAATACGATTTTGACAATCGGTGTGTTTGGCTTTTTGGGGAATTTTACTATCCAGCTGCCGCTTTGGTTGATTTTTATCGATGTGGCAGTCTTGGCGCTTATCTTCTTGCAATCGCAGAAGGATTTTATGACCAAGGGCTACGCAGTCATGTCGCGGTATCTGTTTCTGGTTCAAGTGATTGCTGTTGTGTCAATTATGTATCTGCAGTGGACACCCATTGTCCTCGGTAAAGGTGCCATGATATCAGTTGGTGCTCAGGGACGTTATTTTACACCCTTCTTGATCTTACTGCTACCAACTGTTGCTAATCTAGGAACCTTGGATATTAAAGACAGAGTGGTGAATCAAATGATGGTTGGGACTCTGATAGCTAACTTCTTGGTTTCCCTCTACTTGATGGTGCCCTTTTATTGGAATGTACTAGGATAA
- a CDS encoding DUF2304 domain-containing protein, which translates to MSILSIVMLVASVLFLYFVFRNINQNNILFEQAFMWIIIGFVLIVISIFDWIPVSIAKLLGFELTSNFVMSLAIFFLLVIVFLHTISISKQKEQIKQLVQELSIMKQRMSKLESKKDEK; encoded by the coding sequence ATGTCCATTTTGTCTATTGTTATGCTGGTGGCTTCAGTCCTATTCCTGTATTTTGTCTTTCGGAATATCAATCAAAACAATATTTTATTTGAGCAAGCCTTTATGTGGATTATTATTGGCTTCGTTCTGATTGTTATTTCTATTTTTGATTGGATTCCCGTTTCGATTGCCAAATTGTTAGGTTTTGAGTTGACCTCAAACTTTGTCATGTCCTTGGCCATCTTTTTCCTGCTGGTTATTGTTTTTTTACATACTATTTCCATTTCCAAACAAAAGGAGCAAATCAAGCAGTTGGTGCAAGAACTGTCCATCATGAAGCAAAGAATGTCAAAGTTAGAGAGTAAAAAAGATGAAAAATAA
- a CDS encoding glycosyltransferase family 2 protein, translated as MKNNHTWVICAYGESEFLEACILSLQAQTLPSKIICYSSTPLDSIKQLCQKYGIPFYTKEGGGIGKDWNNALSFVETSYATIAHQDDYYEPTYLEAVMQKIEQSKDILIAYTDYFEEKNGVKIPANTNLKIKTLMLKTLNLMPSSRFWRNRVLAFGNPISCPAVTYNLETLRDFRFDEEMRVSLDWYAWYKISAYKGRFAYISEKLMCHRIHGESETTKTISDNTRTKEDLFMYQLFWPKWMANLINKAYMKSQDANSN; from the coding sequence ATGAAAAATAACCATACCTGGGTGATTTGCGCCTATGGCGAAAGTGAATTTTTAGAAGCTTGTATCCTGTCTTTGCAAGCTCAAACCTTGCCATCAAAGATTATCTGCTATAGCTCAACACCGTTGGATTCAATCAAGCAGCTGTGCCAGAAGTACGGTATTCCTTTTTATACGAAAGAAGGAGGCGGTATCGGTAAGGACTGGAACAATGCCCTTTCCTTTGTTGAGACTTCTTATGCTACCATTGCCCACCAGGATGACTACTATGAGCCAACTTATCTAGAAGCAGTGATGCAGAAGATAGAGCAGTCTAAGGACATTCTCATTGCCTATACAGACTACTTTGAAGAGAAAAATGGAGTCAAAATTCCGGCTAATACCAATCTGAAAATCAAGACTCTCATGCTTAAAACCTTGAATCTGATGCCATCCAGTCGTTTTTGGAGAAATCGGGTTCTAGCTTTTGGCAATCCCATTTCCTGTCCGGCGGTGACTTACAACTTAGAGACATTAAGGGATTTTCGATTTGATGAGGAAATGCGCGTGAGTCTGGATTGGTATGCTTGGTACAAGATTAGCGCCTATAAGGGTCGCTTTGCTTATATTTCTGAGAAGCTTATGTGCCACCGGATTCATGGAGAGTCGGAAACAACCAAGACTATTTCAGATAATACTCGAACCAAAGAGGACTTGTTTATGTATCAGCTTTTCTGGCCTAAGTGGATGGCTAATCTGATAAATAAAGCATATATGAAGAGTCAAGATGCTAACTCAAACTAA
- a CDS encoding glycosyltransferase family 2 protein → MKFSIIIPAYNVADYLEKCVKSVLIQEFKDYEILIINDGSTDATAIVADKLSVENTNKVRVLNQTNGGASKARNTGIESAWGEYLLFLDGDDFWSDQHFLNQLDEITTECVDDVIVFGYSYFYDDRIIDFPISMFEENILKATCFGIFNGPNWNKCVSKKLFQNGLKFPEGMVSEDSLYCSRILKMTKKFSILNSTQYMYRQNRKGSLTNVVKEKNVQDTLEGIRMGLSDLKNYSVEIQKALNIYFAISFISILPYVNQYIDNFKIKELLYQYKYLLQYAKYIENRAFKLTGLVAKLLGIKFSIKLFPVLLKFYK, encoded by the coding sequence ATGAAATTTTCAATTATTATACCTGCCTATAATGTAGCGGATTATTTGGAAAAATGTGTTAAGAGTGTCTTAATTCAAGAATTTAAAGATTATGAAATTTTAATCATAAATGATGGGTCAACTGACGCTACTGCAATAGTCGCTGATAAATTGTCTGTGGAGAATACCAATAAAGTAAGGGTGTTAAATCAAACAAATGGTGGAGCTTCAAAAGCAAGAAATACAGGTATTGAGTCTGCTTGGGGAGAGTACTTATTGTTTTTAGATGGTGATGACTTTTGGAGTGATCAACACTTTTTGAATCAACTTGATGAAATAACTACAGAATGCGTTGATGATGTTATCGTTTTTGGCTACAGTTATTTTTATGATGATAGAATTATAGATTTCCCTATATCTATGTTTGAGGAAAATATTTTAAAAGCTACTTGCTTTGGAATATTTAATGGTCCAAATTGGAATAAGTGTGTATCGAAAAAATTATTTCAAAACGGCCTGAAATTTCCAGAGGGAATGGTATCTGAGGATAGTTTATATTGTTCTCGGATTTTAAAAATGACAAAGAAATTTTCAATTCTTAATAGTACTCAATACATGTATCGACAGAACCGCAAAGGAAGTTTGACTAATGTCGTGAAAGAAAAAAATGTTCAAGATACTCTTGAAGGAATCAGGATGGGACTTTCTGACTTGAAAAACTATTCAGTTGAAATTCAAAAAGCCTTAAATATCTATTTTGCAATCTCTTTTATCTCTATATTACCTTATGTAAATCAATACATTGATAATTTTAAAATTAAAGAGTTGCTTTATCAGTATAAGTATTTGCTACAGTATGCAAAATATATAGAGAACCGAGCATTTAAATTAACAGGCCTAGTAGCCAAGTTATTGGGGATAAAATTTTCAATAAAACTATTTCCTGTTTTATTGAAGTTTTATAAATAG